The following coding sequences lie in one Arachis hypogaea cultivar Tifrunner chromosome 4, arahy.Tifrunner.gnm2.J5K5, whole genome shotgun sequence genomic window:
- the LOC112797210 gene encoding WRKY DNA-binding transcription factor 70, translating into MVITENISNGNNLLGRRKAIEELEKGREFANKLRVVISGGEGGVDGEQLVEKVLMSFTNSLLILNKNTGSNNCDEVYDVPSSCGINPTKSEDSLESNCKSSVHKERRGCYKRRRTSQVLEKESEAPIDDGHQWRKYGQKVILNTKHPRNYYRCTHKYDQGCLATKQVQQVEDEPTLYKTTYYGNHTCRNNLNPTIILDESNDSPSQSSMFLSFDNSLPTKQECPIFLSSSSLVIKKEEEFKEEDLNNNNNNNNNNNNNNNNNNVPSCSSNDYMISSELTFDNYSTHHHVNALSSTLDSDDVISYDPSQLDDAIEHFFVTNIY; encoded by the exons ATGGTTATTACGGAGAATATTAGTAATGGTAATAATTTATTGGGTCGTAGGAAGGCAATTGAGGAGCTTGAGAAGGGTCGTGAATTTGCAAACAAGCTTAGGGTTGTGATCAGTGGTGGTGAAGGGGGTGTTGATGGTGAACAACTTGTGGAGAAGGTTCTTATGTCATTCACAAACTCACTCTTGATCTTGAACAAGAACACTGGTTCTAATAATTGTGATGAGGTCTATGATGTTCCTTCTTCATGTGGGATCAATCCAACCAAGTCTGAGGATTCACTTGAGAGTAATTGCAAGAGCTCCGTTCATAAAGAACGTAGAGGGTGTTACAAGAGAAG AAGGACTTCACAAGTATTGGAGAAGGAGTCTGAAGCTCCAATTGATGATGGTCATCAGTGGAGAAAGTATGGCCAAAAAGTTATCCTTAATACCAAACATCCAAG GAACTATTACAGATGCACTCACAAATATGACCAAGGTTGTCTAGCAACAAAACAAGTGCAACAGGTTGAAGATGAACCAACACTTTACAAGACCACATACTATGGAAACCACACTTGTAGGAACAACCTGAACCCTACAATCATATTGGATGAATCCAATGATTCTCCTTCACAATCTTCAATGTTCCTCAGCTTTGATAATTCCCTACCAACAAAACAAGAATGTCCTATTTTCCTCTCATCATCATCTTTAGTAATCAAGAAGGAAGAGGAGTTCAAGGAGGAGGacctgaataataataataataataataataataataataataataataataataataatgttcctTCATGTTCTTCAAATGATTACATGATATCTTCGGAGCTTACTTTTGATAACTACTCAACGCATCATCATGTTAATGCTTTATCATCAACACTTGACTCAGATGATGTTATTTCTTATGATCCTTCTCAGCTTGATGATGCCATTGAGCATTTCTTTGTTACTAATATATATTGA